One Candida dubliniensis CD36 chromosome 1, complete sequence genomic region harbors:
- a CDS encoding transporter, putative (Similar to C. albicans SGE11), which produces MSGIEREQPLSNPENAELDANAPSTPQNDFDSSVLVQPVVHHDIENQPGEEPKGFKESDAGDGTKKEDHYLHGVQLILCFLSLFLCLFLFALDQTIIVTILTTVGTKFDAFSKVGWLSSGFLLTMAVFIQTFGKLSIIIGRKWAMVIAIILFEAGSLMCALANDMNVLIGGRVLAGIGGSGINSSVFVIGSEVVPITKRPLALSIFSVTFAIASVVGPLIGGAFTSKVTWRWAFYINLPIGGFAMLVFLYAFRPPRPKVNVKQQLKQFDYFGTFLLISGCVILLLAITFGTSDFPWDSAAVISCFVLGPILLIAFVIWNFWFSKNQVISTEIVKVPQIVASTLAISGIFSSFIMVMIYGAIYFQVIKDASPLGAGLHLLPTIIAVVLSSMFSGLLVQKFKFVKPYNVLSGILGPIGCGLLTLLQVDSNFSQQVGLLIILGVSAGLQMQPSFLSAQIKAPKSPSGMIMTTTFLNFSRSILSAFGAVLADAVYTTSLKNIYTKAIKKVTNPVILQDLQKYDLSELTSSTSLLKSLHPETEHFVKLQIMDAIRNVFYMAIGFSVITFFAAFFVTNEKLPKNVEKPEEQSTVKETKESDSSVSDASQTKEIEEDDAINEEPVRI; this is translated from the coding sequence ATGAGCGGAATAGAGAGAGAGCAACCATTATCAAATCCAGAGAATGCGGAATTAGATGCAAACGCACCATCGACGCCTCAAAACGATTTTGACAGCTCGGTGCTAGTGCAACCAGTTGTTCATcatgatattgaaaatcaacCAGGCGAGGAACCCAAGGGATTCAAAGAATCAGATGCTGGTGATGGTACCAAAAAGGAAGACCATTACTTACATGGAGTACAATTGATCTTGTGTTTTTTATCATTGTTTTTATGTTTATTCCTTTTCGCATTAGATCAAACTATTATCGTTACAATTTTAACTACAGTAGGAACAAAATTCGATGCCTTTTCCAAAGTTGGTTGGCTTTCTAGTGGGTTTTTATTAACCATGGCTGTTTTCATTCAAACGTTTGGTAAATtgtcaattattattggcCGTAAGTGGGCAATGGTGATTgctattattttatttgaagCGGGGTCGTTAATGTGTGCATTGGCCAACGACATGAATGTTTTGATTGGTGGAAGAGTATTGGCTGGTATTGGAGGATCAGGTATAAATAGTCTGGTTTTTGTTATTGGGTCCGAAGTTGTCCCAATCACCAAACGTCCATTGGCATTAAGTATATTTTCAGTGACATTTGCAATTGCCTCTGTGGTAGGTCCGCTTATTGGTGGGGCCTTCACATCTAAAGTCACTTGGAGATGGGCTTTTTACATTAATTTACCAATTGGTGGGTTTGCAATGTTGGTGTTTTTGTATGCTTTCCGTCCACCAAGACCAAAGGTGAATGTGAAACAACAgttaaaacaatttgattatttcgGAACATTCTTGTTAATTTCTGGCTGTgtcatattattattggctATAACATTTGGTACATCAGATTTCCCTTGGGACTCAGCAGCAGTTATTTcctgttttgttttgggtCCCATCTTACTTATCGCATTTGTTATATGGaatttttggttttccAAGAACCAAGTAATCAGTACAGAAATTGTTAAGGTCCCACAAATTGTTGCCTCCACCCTTGCAATCTCTGGTATATTCTCCTCATTTATTATGGTGATGATTTATGGagcaatttattttcaagtTATCAAAGATGCATCTCCCCTTGGTGCTGGTCTTCATTTATTGCCAACAATTATAGCGGTTGTTCTTTCATCGATGTTCTCGGGTTTATTGGTACAAAAGTTTAAATTTGTCAAGCCCTATAATGTTCTTTCAGGAATATTAGGACCAATAGGTTGTGGGTTACTCACCTTATTGCAAGTCGATTCAAACTTTTCACAACAAGTTGGGTTGTTGATTATTCTTGGGGTACTGGCTGGTTTACAAATGCAACCATCGTTTTTATCAGCTCAAATTAAGGCACCAAAAAGCCCCTCGGGAATGATTATGACAACAACTTTCCttaatttttcaagatCAATTTTATCGGCTTTTGGAGCTGTGTTGGCCGATGCAGTTTATACAACCTCCCTAAAAAACATCTATACAAAAGCCATTAAAAAAGTTACGAATCCAGTCATTTTACAAGATTTACAGAAATATGATTTAAGTGAATTGACATCTTCAACATCcttattaaaatcattacaCCCCGAGACTGAACATTTCGTTAAACTACAAATTATGGACGCTATAAGAAACGTTTTTTATATGGCTATTGGGTTTTCAGTTATTACATTTTTTGCAGCATTCTTTGTTaccaatgaaaaattgcCAAAAAATGTTGAGAAACCCGAAGAACAATCTACAGTAAaggaaacaaaagaaagtGATTCATCAGTTTCAGATGCATCACAAACTAAAGAAATTGAGGAAGATGACGCGATAAACGAAGAGCCCGTgagaatttaa
- a CDS encoding transporter, putative: protein MSDGWISFLIDEIGLYTLSNSGSDVYIIILLRMIRLIGFGATSLILALFLKSLGIPEQYIGLFMTLTFVGDLVSSFLLSVITDQIGRKKMLLACSILMTLTGAVFGLFENYYVLVTAAILGILTPSGGEVGPFRTVEQSSIASLVPHEKRSDIYAWYTFLGTFCAAFGSFLAGALIDIVQDNYGFTIVQSYKCVFWVYTLLSGICVILCLFITENIEVKPDPVPEEPATTPENGTEPTERTQLVPSQTGNVNSKPKNKFRLLPHLSPDTYLLVVKLSLLFGLDSFASSLTPISWISYYIKNKFDVPSSYLGSVFFTTGFVSGFTSLGSTPLTKRFGAVVTMVFTHLPASILLALVPFPSSFSLTMGILVVRACTQTMDVAPKHVFLATLVSDSDRTAVFGFVNVVKTLAQVVGPSIVGVITQRGAQWVSFVIAGSLKATYDIGMLVTFLTYNRHAVH, encoded by the coding sequence aTGTCGGACGGATGGATTTCATTTCTAATTGACGAGATTGGCCTTTATACCCTCTCAAATTCCGGAAGCGATGTATACATTATCATTCTTCTTAGAATGATAAGATTAATTGGCTTTGGTGCGACATCTTTAATCCTtgcattatttttaaaatcacTAGGCATTCCAGAACAATATATTGGTTTATTTATGACATTGACATTTGTTGGAGATTTAGTGTCTTCATTCTTATTATCTGTCATAACTGATCAAATCGGAAGGAAAAAAATGTTGCTTGCATGTTCGATATTAATGACTTTGACTGGGGCTGTTTTCGGtttgtttgaaaattaCTATGTTTTGGTAACAGCTGCTATTTTAGGAATTTTAACTCCCTCTGGAGGGGAGGTTGGACCATTTAGAACAGTTGAACAAAGTTCTATTGCATCTTTGGTTCCTCATGAGAAAAGATCAGACATTTATGCTTGGTATACATTTTTGGGTACATTTTGTGCTGCGTTTGGGTCATTCTTAGCAGGAGCATTGATTGACATTGTTCAGGACAACTATGGATTCACCATAGTGCAAAGTTATAAATGCGTATTTTGGGTATACACGTTGTTGTCTGGTATATGTGTCATTTTATGTTTATTCATTACTGAAAACATTGAAGTGAAACCAGACCCTGTGCCTGAAGAACCAGCAACAACGCCAGAAAATGGTACTGAACCAACTGAAAGAACTCAATTGGTACCACTGCAAACCGGTAATGTGAACAGTAAACCAAAGAACAAGTTCAGATTGTTGCCACATTTATCACCAGATACTTACTTACTTGTTGTTAAATTGTCTTTATTGTTTGGACTTGATTCGTTTGCCTCATCATTAACCCCAATCTCATGGATTTCatattatattaaaaaCAAGTTTGATGTACCTTCATCCTATTTGGGTTCAGTCTTTTTCACAACTGGATTTGTGAGTGGTTTCACATCTCTTGGTAGTACACCATTAACGAAAAGATTTGGAGCAGTTGTGACAATGGTTTTCACTCACTTACCAGCGTCAATATTGTTAGCTCTTGTTCCATTCCCATCGTCATTCTCCTTAACCATGGGTATTTTGGTTGTTCGGGCATGTACACAAACAATGGATGTGGCACCCAAACATGTATTCTTAGCAACCCTAGTGTCCGATAGTGATAGAACAGCGGTGTTTGGATTTGTCAACGTTGTCAAAACTTTAGCACAAGTTGTGGGTCCAAGTATTGTTGGTGTGATCACTCAACGTGGTGCACAATGGGTTTCCTTCGTTATTGCCGGGTCATTGAAGGCAACCTACGATATTGGAATGTTGGTAACATTTTTAACTTACAATCGCCATGCTGTACACTAG
- a CDS encoding NADPH-dependent methylglyoxal reductase, putative (Similar to S. cerevisiae GRE2;~Similar to C. albicans GRE25) yields MTKVFITGASGFIAQHIIKLLLSKGYEVVGTVRSTTKGEQLKSFMPSDAKFTYEIVKELATPNSFDKVLTKHNDIEYLFHTASPLTFDTEDPENVILQPAIKGTENILHAAADHCPNLKRVVLTSSDAAIYSNTDETNPTLSFNEGSWNNTSYQDALKDNITAYYASKAFAEKLAWEFILMQKPVFGLVVVNPSWVFGPKAYDFEPKRFNSSNEMIDDLLKLNHENNSTFENVSGGYISATDIAKVQVYAIESDELVNKRLLMTNGYFTCQQILDIINKHFPELNLPKGNPGTEAEEFKKLARVNNDATRKLLPWEFEPLETIVVNTVKQILESKQN; encoded by the coding sequence ATGACAAAGGTTTTTATAACAGGGGCATCAGGCTTTATTGCTCAACACATCATcaagttattattatcaaaaggATATGAAGTTGTTGGCACTGTTCGTTCAACCACCAAAGGtgaacaattgaaatcattTATGCCTTCGGATGCCAAATTCACTTATGAGATAGTAAAGGAATTGGCTACACCTAACTCGTTTGACAAAGTATTGACTAAACATAATGATATagaatatttatttcataCAGCATCTCCATTAACATTTGATACAGAGGACCCAGAAAATGTTATTCTTCAACCTGCCATCAAAGGAACAGAAAACATTTTGCATGCAGCTGCTGATCATTGTCCAAACTTGAAACGTGTGGTTCTCACATCATCTGATGCTGCAATTTATTCTAATACTGATGAAACAAATCCGACTTTATCATTCAATGAAGGAAGTTGGAACAATACTTCGTATCAGGATGCATTGAAGGATAATATCACTGCGTATTACGCATCTAAGGCATTCGCAGAAAAATTGGCCTGGGAGTTTATCTTAATGCAAAAACCAGTGTTCGGATTAGTGGTTGTTAATCCATCTTGGGTATTTGGTCCTAAAGCATACGATTTTGAACCAAAAAGATTTAATAGTTCCAATGAAATGATTGACGACTTGTTAAAATTGAACCACGAGAATAATTCAACTTTCGAAAATGTTAGTGGTGGTTACATTTCGGCAACAGATATTGCTAAAGTTCAAGTATACGCTATTGAATCCGACGAGTTAGTAAACAAAAGATTATTGATGACTAATGGATATTTCACTTGTCAACAGATTCTTgatataatcaataaacaCTTTCCAGAATTAAACCTACCAAAAGGCAACCCTGGAACAGAAGCAGAAGAGTTTAAAAAACTAGCAAGAGTGAACAATGATGCTACCAGGAAATTATTGCCCTGGGAATTCGAACCTTTAGAAACCATTGTCGTTAATACGGTAAAACAAATTCTAGAATCTAAACAAAACTAA
- a CDS encoding Cu-transporting ATPase type-1, putative (Similar to C. albicans CRD1), with protein sequence MQKIIINFANIHCDKCEGIIRKVLSRYYKIREETNLNANLKASEVIFKLENNEVTLYGNDLIDFQGDMKRLIKSLGKAGFDILSWDLYNGDETVSSSQMVNTNIQGADEPDGFIDIVGMYHKFINSRNKKKHLNYCKVCQESQQHKKKSMDSDYASSSEATVVEIPHQEFRASFLVTGMTCASCAQSITDNLRSILGESKNEDEPNFSVNVIQQSVVVIIPNKQIINKIVDAINDMGFDCKLIEVLPVQRSVNTKVTALIGGMTCAACANSIDSAVKELPFILESGINVVTKAAQFVLEDDGGSNIAKLKETIEDCGFDFELLSTEKVNYTSGKQKPRSINLKVNGMFCNHCPDIITQYLTNYGDAVVINDPISLDHPVIKFTYVPSQTLKTRKILFDLNHLKDDGNGGYIITPDEKGAFECEIIKPVTVDEHVRKLAHREVVGLAIRLTIATLFAIPTFIFGIVAMSLLPKHHSFRVWVEDPIWVGNVSRNSWILFILATPVYFFAADTFHRKAIKEIKSLWFHKNSFKSRLLKFGSMNLLMSLGTTVAYFASIVLIGLSASQKPKTHHGLHTTYFDSVVFLSFFLLIGKLLQSYSKSKTADAISELSKLKQTEATLIEDDKDTRVDIQLLEIGDQIRIGTGESPPVDCVLVEGSTEFDESALTGESTPVKHQEGHQIFSGTVNIGNSSVVGKVTSLEGDSLLNQIVNTVRDGQMRKAPMERTADLITGYFVPLIISCAVITWVIWLALGYSGALPQSYLDIDVGGWTVWSLEFAIAVFVVACPCGIGLAAPTALFVGSGLAAKNGILAKGGGVAFQDGANVNIVCFDKTGTLTKGELTITDFHFPDKNIVARTFALQAARDLEVPSHHPLGKAVKSFIAGYDRNSLTANKIPQVETVPGKGLKGQIIYDEGDDIWNEYKPTQAILGNEKLMEENNIEFTEKERQWLDKWKGECKSVILVGLQCESYFKDSKFHLVFIMAARDQLRPETKKVIEFLKHKDIECWMITGDNKLTADAIAKEIGIENVVSEVLPDEKEAQIKKIRQLKSSGKKEPVIAMIGDGINDAPALASADVGIALSSGADLAVTSSDFILLNKIHPLVSLATLLDICSKVFQRVKLNFGWSLVYNLIALPIAAGVIYPYKNSRLDPVWASAAMALSSVSVVLSSLALKLYKPSLKAEDFGIGNNTESELSPNEV encoded by the coding sequence ATGCagaagattattattaattttgcAAATATACATTGCGATAAATGTGAAGGAATCATAAGAAAAGTTTTAAGTCGTTATTATAAAATCAGAGAAGAGACTAATTTGAATGCAAACTTAAAGGCATCTGAGGTTATATTCAAacttgaaaataatgaagtTACGTTATATGgcaatgatttgattgatttccAGGGTGATATGAAGCGACTTATCAAAAGTTTAGGGAAAGCTGGGTTTGATATTTTGTCTTGGGATTTATACAATGGCGACGAAACTGTGAGTTCATCCCAAATGGTCAATACTAATATTCAAGGAGCTGACGAACCAGATGGTTTCATAGATATTGTTGGAATGTACcacaaatttattaactcaagaaacaaaaagaagcatttgaattattgtaAAGTGTGTCAAGAATCGCAACAacacaagaagaaatcGATGGATTCTGATTATGCTTCAAGCAGCGAAGCCactgttgttgaaattcCACACCAAGAGTTCCGAGCATCGTTTTTGGTTACTGGAATGACATGTGCATCATGTGCACAGTCCATCACTGACAATTTGCGATCAATCTTAGGTGAATCAAAGAATGAAGATGAACCCAATTTTTCTGTCAACGTAATTCAGCAATCAGTGGTTGTAATTATCCCTAACAAACagattattaataaaattgttgatgcGATCAATGACATGGGGTTTGATTGTAAATTAATCGAAGTTTTGCCAGTGCAAAGGTCAGTCAATACTAAAGTAACAGCATTGATTGGAGGAATGACATGTGCTGCTTGTGCTAATTCAATTGACAGTGCAGTTAAAGAATTGCCATTTATCTTAGAAAGTGGGATTAATGTAGTGACTAAAGCTGCCCAATTTGTTTTGGAGGATGATGGAGGTCTGAATATCGCCAAATTGAAGGAAACAATTGAAGATTGtggatttgattttgaattgttaAGTACTGAAAAAGTCAACTATACATCAGGGAAACAAAAGCCAAGATCGATTAACTTAAAAGTGAACGGAATGTTTTGTAACCATTGCCCAGATATTATAACTCAATATTTAACTAATTACGGTGACGCAGTTGTCATTAATGATCCAATATCTCTTGATCACCCAGTGATCAAGTTTACGTATGTTCCACTGCAAACCCTaaagacaagaaaaattttgtttgatttgaaCCATCTCAAAGATGATGGTAATGGTGGGTATATAATAACTCCTGATGAAAAGGGTGCTTTTGAGTGTGAAATCATCAAGCCGGTGACAGTAGACGAGCATGTCAGAAAATTAGCTCACAGAGAAGTTGTAGGGTTAGCAATAAGATTAACCATAGCCACTTTGTTTGCAATTCCAACATTTATATTTGGAATTGTTGCCATGTCATTGTTGCCTAAACATCATTCTTTCCGAGTTTGGGTGGAAGATCCAATTTGGGTTGGTAATGTTTCCCGGAACTCTTGGATATTGTTTATCTTAGCAACAcctgtttatttttttgcagcTGATACTTTCCATCGTAAAGCAATTAAAGAGATAAAGTCTTTATGGTTCCATAAGAATTCGTTTAAATCCCGATTACTCAAGTTTGGGTCcatgaatttattgatgagTTTGGGAACAACTGTTGCTTATTTTGCTagtattgttttaattggGTTAAGTGCATCACAGAAACCCAAGACCCACCATGGATTACACACAACGTACTTTGATTCCGTCGTATTTTTGtcattctttttattgattGGTAAACTATTACAAAGTTATTCCAAAAGTAAAACTGCAGACGCTATTTCTGAGTTGtctaaattgaaacaaacgGAAGCCACATTAATTGAGGATGACAAAGACACACGAGTTGATATTCAGTTGCTAGAAATTGGTGATCAAATAAGAATCGGAACAGGTGAGTCCCCACCAGTTGATTGTGTTTTAGTAGAAGGAAGTACTGAGTTTGATGAAAGTGCATTGACTGGTGAATCAACTCCAGTCAAACACCAAGAGGGCCACCAGATTTTCTCCGGTACTGTTAATATTGGTAACAGTTCAGTTGTTGGAAAGGTTACTAGTCTCGAAGGAGATTCGTTGTTAAACCAAATTGTTAATACGGTGAGAGATGGTCAAATGCGCAAAGCACCCATGGAACGTACAGCTGATTTGATTACTGGTTATTTTGTTCCATTAATCATTTCCTGTGCTGTTATTACATGGGTTATATGGTTGGCTTTGGGTTACTCGGGAGCTTTACCTCAAAGTTATTTGGACATTGATGTTGGTGGATGGACTGTGTGGTCGCTTGAGTTTGCGATTGCggtgtttgttgttgcatGTCCTTGTGGGATTGGACTTGCTGCCCCAACAGCTCTCTTTGTTGGGTCCGGGCTAGCAGCAAAAAATGGTATATTAGCTAAAGGTGGTGGGGTTGCATTCCAGGATGGAGCCAATGTCAATATTGTGTGTTTTGATAAAACTGGAACCTTGACCAAAGGAGAATTAACAATCACTGATTTCCACTTTCCtgataaaaatattgttgCTAGAACGTTCGCCTTGCAAGCAGCTCGAGACTTAGAGGTCCCGTCACATCATCCATTGGGAAAAGCAGTGAAGTCGTTTATTGCTGGGTATGATAGAAACTCATTGACGGCCAATAAGATTCCTCAAGTTGAGACTGTTCCAGGGAAAGGGTTGAAAGGACAAATAATTTATGATGAAGGTGATGATATATGGAACGAATACAAACCAACGCAAGCAATTCTtggtaatgaaaaattaatggaagaaaataatattgaattcactgaaaaagaaagacaaTGGTTGGACAAATGGAAAGGAGAATGCAAATCAGTGATTTTGGTCGGTTTACAATGTGAATCATATTTTAAAGACTCCAAATTCCATTTGGTTTTTATAATGGCTGCGAGAGATCAGCTTAGAccagaaacaaaaaaggtTATTGAGTTTTTGAAACATAAAGACATCGAATGTTGGATGATTACTGGTGATAACAAGCTTACAGCTGATGCCATTGCTAAAGAGATTGGAATTGAGAATGTTGTGAGTGAGGTGTTACCAGACGAAAAAGAAGcacaaattaaaaagatTCGACAATTGAAACTGAGTGGTAAGAAAGAACCAGTAATTGCCATGATTGGTGATGGAATAAATGATGCTCCTGCTTTAGCTTCAGCTGATGTTGGAATTGCTTTATCTTCAGGTGCAGATTTGGCTGTTACTTCCagtgattttattttgcttAATAAGATACATCCTTTGGTCAGCCTTGCAACACTTTTAGATATTTGTTCCAAAGTTTTCCAGAGAGTGAAGTTGAATTTTGGATGGAGTTTAGTTTACAATTTGATAGCTCTTCCTATTGCTGCTGGGGTGATTTATCCTTATAAGAATTCCCGATTGGATCCTGTGTGGGCCAGTGCTGCCATGGCCTTGTCTTCTGTAAGTGTGGTCTTAAGTAGCTTGGCTTTAAAATTGTATAAACCACTGCTCAAAGCTGAAGattttggtattggtaATAACACCGAGAGTGAGCTTTCACCAAACGAAGTATAG
- a CDS encoding protein phosphatase 2C homolog 1, putative (Similar to S. cerevisiae PTC1;~Similar to C. albicans PTC1): MASTDTDNSKPVSSSTSSPSTSTKTATTKTTATPPIQSSLEVPPLANNSNGSSSTSTSSINASSTGANDSEYDPFAGLSFKVGVAENKNTTFRNKMEDVHTYIANFAERVDWGYFAIFDGHAGKDTARWCGNNLHTLLEEEIDCNSDGASPPPTPITGKDDLREDLCKCFVKADELIEKSGQGKSGCTAAVAVLRWESNTDEPVLHTKSEDGGKFDFKPTKNHKRLLYTSNVGDSRIVLCRAGQAYRLSYDHKATDMHEINRIEDNGGLVLKNRVNGVLAVTRSLGDTYMKSLVIGVPFTTATEITADDEFIIIACDGLWDVVSDKQACNLAAEAFKQGCSPSQVAKKLCQLAIELSTTDNVTVMVVQLDKEVFS, encoded by the coding sequence ATGGCATCAACAGATACAGATAACTCAAAACCAGTGTCGTCCTCAACGTCGTCTCCAAGCACTCTGACAAAAACAGCAACCACAAAGACTACTGCTACCCCGCCAATACAATCTTCCTTGGAGGTGCCACCCTTGGCTAATAATAGTAACGGTAGTTCCAGCACATCAACTTCATCTATAAATGCCTCTCTGACTGGTGCCAATGACTCCGAATATGATCCATTTGCTGGTCTTTCTTTCAAAGTTGGGGTGGccgaaaacaaaaacaccACGTTCCGTAATAAAATGGAGGATGTCCACACGTACATTGCCAATTTTGCTGAACGAGTAGATTGGGGTTATTTTGCTATATTTGATGGACATGCTGGGAAGGACACCGCACGTTGGTGCGGAAACAACTTACATACACTATTGGAAGAGGAAATAGATTGTAACTCGGACGGGGCTAGTCCACCACCGACTCCAATAACGGGCAAAGATGATTTGAGAGAAGATTTATGCAAGTGTTTTGTCAAAGCAGATGAATTGATAGAAAAGAGTGGACAGGGCAAGTCTGGATGTACTGCTGCAGTGGCTGTTCTCAGATGGGAAAGTAATACGGATGAACCAGTGTTGCACACCAAGAGCGAAGATGGTggtaaatttgatttcaaacCAACCAAGAATCACAAGCGATTATTATACACTTCTAATGTTGGAGATCTGCGAATAGTTCTTTGTCGCGCTGGACAGGCGTATCGATTATCATATGATCATAAAGCCACAGACATGCATGAGATTAATAGAATAGAAGATAATGGAGGGTTGGTCTTAAAGAATAGGGTAAATGGAGTTTTGGCGGTAACTCGATCACTTGGTGACACATATATGAAACTGTTGGTCATAGGAGTTCCATTTACTACGGCGACAGAAATCACTGCAGATGAcgaatttattataattgcTTGTGACGGACTCTGGGATGTGGTGTCTGATAAGCAAGCTTGCAATTTGGCCGCTGAAGCATTTAAGCAAGGTTGTTCACCACTGCAAGTCGCGAAGAAATTGTGTCAATTGGCAATAGAGTTGTCTACAACAGATAATGTGACGGTGATGGTCGTACAGCTTGACAAGGAAGTGTTTAGTTAG